The Cupriavidus sp. EM10 genome includes a region encoding these proteins:
- a CDS encoding porin, protein MKKALFALAAAGTCAISGVASAQSNTSVTLYGIADAGIEFANHSGTPPAATGSKVMVSSGNMSGSRWGLRGAEDLGGGLKAIFTLESGFDIDTGTSGQGSRLFGRQAFVGLQGNFGAVTLGRQQNSLYDLFGAYDPMGVGPKYSLNSVDSAFNGRADNAIKYTGKFGGLTGTAFYSTGRDSTVAGSTEVPGNYKVGRNFGAGLAYTAGAFSVGTAYDQYQGNTVATDDRAVKRWAVGGSYDLGVAKVFAGYRWMRDDGTSSATAASSRNNVYWLGGLYRVTPALSLTGAAYYQDAHNSGNDPWLFVLSADYSFSKRTDVYLNVAYTKNKDSSALSMSSSAPVTPGANQTGAVVGIRHRF, encoded by the coding sequence GTGAAGAAAGCACTATTTGCTCTGGCGGCAGCGGGTACCTGCGCTATCTCCGGCGTTGCATCGGCACAGTCCAACACCTCCGTGACGCTGTACGGCATCGCCGACGCCGGCATCGAATTCGCCAACCACTCGGGCACGCCGCCGGCAGCCACCGGCAGCAAGGTGATGGTGAGCTCGGGCAACATGTCCGGTTCGCGCTGGGGCCTGCGTGGCGCCGAAGACCTTGGTGGCGGCCTGAAGGCCATCTTCACCCTGGAGTCGGGCTTCGACATCGACACCGGCACGTCGGGTCAGGGCAGCCGCCTGTTCGGCCGCCAGGCTTTCGTCGGCCTGCAAGGCAACTTCGGCGCCGTGACCCTGGGCCGTCAGCAGAACTCGCTGTACGACCTGTTCGGCGCCTACGACCCGATGGGCGTGGGCCCGAAGTATTCGCTGAACTCGGTTGACTCGGCCTTCAACGGTCGTGCCGACAACGCCATCAAGTACACGGGCAAGTTCGGTGGCCTGACCGGCACCGCCTTCTACAGCACGGGCCGCGATTCGACCGTGGCGGGCAGCACCGAAGTGCCGGGCAACTACAAGGTTGGCCGCAACTTTGGCGCCGGCCTGGCCTACACGGCAGGCGCGTTCTCGGTAGGCACCGCCTACGACCAGTACCAGGGCAACACCGTTGCCACCGACGACCGCGCCGTCAAGCGCTGGGCCGTGGGCGGTTCGTACGACCTGGGCGTGGCCAAGGTGTTCGCCGGCTACCGCTGGATGCGTGACGACGGCACGTCGAGCGCAACGGCTGCCTCGTCGCGCAACAACGTGTACTGGCTGGGTGGCCTGTACCGCGTGACGCCGGCCCTGTCGCTGACGGGCGCTGCCTACTACCAGGACGCCCACAACAGCGGCAACGACCCGTGGCTGTTCGTGCTGTCGGCTGACTACTCGTTCTCGAAGCGCACCGACGTGTACCTGAACGTCGCCTACACGAAGAACAAGGATTCGTCGGCGCTGTCGATGAGCAGCTCGGCGCCGGTGACCCCGGGCGCCAACCAGACCGGCGCAGTGGTCGGTATCCGTCACCGCTTCTAA
- the katG gene encoding catalase/peroxidase HPI codes for MNIGKTLKLSVLAVAVSAALATTPLMAKTDVTPNSFWWPEQLDLQPLRFNSAESDPMGKAFDYAEAFKTLDIEAVKRDIGVVMKTSQPWWPADFGNYGPFFIRMAWHGAGVYRTMDGRGGANGAQQRFEPLNSWPDNVGLDKARRLLWPVKQKYGKKISWGDLMVLAGNVALEEMGFKTFGYAGGRVDDWEAEMVNWGPEKKMLAHQRTDAKGKLKKPLAATEMGLIYVNPEGPGGRPDPIASAKEIRETFGRMSMDDVDTVALIAGGHTFGKAHGAYKPADCVGKEPAAAGLEEQGLGWVSKCGTGNGVDTVNSGLEGAWSTNPTRWTHEFLTWLYSFDWETTKGPGGAIQWIPKNNASANFVPDAHDPKKRHKLMMFTTDIALKVDPEYHKISKRFLENPKEFEDAFARAWFKLMHRDLGPKSRYLGADVPKEDLIWQDPIPKVDHKLVDDNDVAALKKTILASGLTIPQLVRTAWASAATFRVTDMRGGANGARIRLAPQKDWGVNDPAELNKVLDRLAAIQKDFNASQKASGKKVSLADLIVLGGTAAVEEAASKGGHKVKVPFTPGRMDASAEQTSVQSFAVLEPVADGFRNYYGKQSARSPAEMLVERASYLNLRVPEMTVLVGGMRALDANTGGSRHGVFTDRPGTLSNDFFVNLLDMSTKWSKSPKDQGVYEGRDRATGKVKWQATPVDLVFGSNAELRAVAEVYGSDDSKEKFVQDFASAWVKVMNLDRFDRR; via the coding sequence ATGAATATCGGAAAAACCTTAAAACTTTCCGTGCTGGCAGTTGCCGTGTCTGCCGCCCTGGCCACCACGCCGCTGATGGCGAAAACGGACGTGACGCCGAATAGTTTCTGGTGGCCGGAACAGCTGGACCTGCAGCCGCTGCGATTCAATTCGGCGGAATCCGATCCGATGGGCAAGGCCTTCGATTATGCGGAAGCGTTCAAGACGCTGGATATCGAGGCCGTCAAGCGCGACATCGGCGTGGTCATGAAGACGTCCCAGCCGTGGTGGCCGGCGGACTTCGGCAACTACGGGCCGTTCTTCATCCGCATGGCCTGGCACGGCGCGGGCGTCTATCGCACGATGGACGGCCGGGGTGGCGCCAACGGCGCCCAGCAGCGGTTCGAACCGCTCAACAGCTGGCCGGACAACGTCGGCCTGGACAAGGCGCGGCGGCTGCTGTGGCCGGTCAAGCAGAAGTACGGCAAGAAGATTTCGTGGGGCGACCTGATGGTGCTGGCCGGTAACGTCGCCCTGGAAGAGATGGGCTTCAAGACCTTTGGCTATGCCGGCGGCCGCGTCGACGACTGGGAAGCCGAGATGGTGAACTGGGGCCCGGAAAAGAAGATGCTCGCCCATCAGCGTACCGATGCGAAGGGCAAGCTCAAGAAGCCTCTCGCGGCGACAGAAATGGGGCTGATCTATGTCAACCCGGAAGGGCCGGGAGGGCGGCCAGACCCCATCGCGTCGGCCAAGGAAATCCGCGAGACCTTCGGGCGCATGAGCATGGACGATGTCGACACGGTAGCGCTGATCGCCGGCGGCCACACGTTCGGCAAGGCGCATGGCGCGTACAAGCCGGCGGACTGCGTGGGCAAGGAACCGGCTGCCGCCGGCCTGGAAGAGCAGGGCCTGGGCTGGGTCAGCAAATGCGGTACGGGTAACGGCGTGGACACGGTCAACAGCGGCCTGGAAGGCGCCTGGTCGACCAACCCCACGCGCTGGACCCACGAGTTCCTGACCTGGCTCTACAGCTTCGACTGGGAAACGACCAAGGGCCCGGGCGGTGCGATCCAGTGGATTCCCAAGAACAACGCCAGCGCCAATTTCGTCCCCGACGCGCACGATCCGAAGAAGCGCCACAAGCTGATGATGTTCACCACGGACATCGCGCTGAAAGTGGACCCCGAGTATCACAAGATCTCCAAGCGCTTCCTGGAGAACCCCAAGGAATTCGAGGATGCGTTCGCCCGGGCCTGGTTCAAGCTGATGCACCGCGACCTGGGGCCGAAATCGCGCTATCTCGGCGCCGACGTGCCCAAGGAAGACCTGATCTGGCAGGACCCGATCCCCAAGGTGGACCACAAGCTGGTGGACGACAACGACGTGGCCGCGCTGAAGAAGACCATCCTGGCGTCCGGCCTGACCATCCCGCAGCTGGTCAGGACGGCCTGGGCCTCGGCGGCCACCTTCCGCGTCACCGACATGCGCGGCGGCGCAAACGGGGCGCGCATCCGCCTGGCGCCGCAGAAGGACTGGGGCGTCAACGATCCGGCCGAGTTGAACAAGGTGCTGGATCGGCTGGCGGCCATCCAGAAGGACTTCAATGCGTCGCAGAAGGCCAGCGGCAAGAAGGTATCGCTGGCGGACCTGATCGTGCTGGGCGGGACGGCTGCCGTGGAAGAGGCGGCCAGCAAGGGCGGCCACAAGGTCAAGGTGCCGTTCACGCCCGGCCGGATGGATGCGTCGGCCGAGCAGACCAGCGTCCAGTCCTTTGCCGTGCTGGAACCGGTGGCGGACGGCTTCCGCAACTACTACGGCAAGCAGAGCGCCCGTTCGCCGGCGGAAATGCTGGTCGAACGCGCCAGCTACCTGAACCTGCGGGTGCCCGAGATGACGGTGCTGGTGGGCGGCATGCGGGCGCTGGATGCCAATACCGGCGGTTCGCGCCACGGTGTGTTCACGGATCGGCCGGGCACGCTGAGCAACGACTTCTTCGTCAACCTGCTCGACATGTCGACCAAATGGTCCAAGTCGCCGAAGGACCAGGGTGTGTACGAGGGCCGGGACCGTGCGACCGGCAAGGTCAAGTGGCAGGCCACTCCGGTTGACCTGGTCTTCGGTTCCAACGCGGAGCTGCGCGCCGTCGCGGAAGTCTACGGATCGGATGACAGCAAGGAGAAGTTCGTCCAGGACTTCGCCAGCGCCTGGGTCAAGGTCATGAACCTGGATCGCTTCGACCGCCGCTGA
- a CDS encoding DUF2459 domain-containing protein, whose translation MPGRLRIALIGAAMNLATLAMGGCAATPAAVAAPPVTAISVVERDWHTDICIRTVDADARLLRLARGYDGSAFLCFGFGDRHYLISRERGPMTLLSALLPGDGAILLTILRDTPAAAFGAENVVDLHLDEAGIGRLRAFLNRTVQENDAGEPVGLGNGPYPGGLYFGATPRYNGFHTCNTWTAEALREAGIPMHGPVLFAEGVMRQVREIQEVREKQGSPAP comes from the coding sequence ATGCCGGGACGCCTGCGCATCGCCCTGATCGGAGCGGCCATGAACCTGGCCACGCTGGCCATGGGCGGCTGTGCCGCGACACCAGCGGCGGTGGCAGCGCCACCCGTCACTGCCATCTCGGTGGTCGAACGCGACTGGCACACCGACATCTGCATCCGCACGGTCGACGCCGACGCGCGGCTCCTGCGCCTGGCGCGGGGGTACGACGGCTCCGCCTTCCTGTGCTTCGGCTTTGGCGACCGCCACTACCTGATCAGCCGCGAGCGCGGCCCGATGACGCTGCTGTCGGCGCTGCTGCCGGGCGATGGCGCGATCCTGCTGACCATCCTGCGCGACACGCCGGCCGCCGCGTTCGGCGCGGAAAATGTGGTGGATCTGCATCTGGATGAAGCCGGTATCGGGCGGCTACGCGCGTTCCTGAACCGGACGGTCCAGGAAAACGACGCCGGCGAGCCCGTCGGCCTGGGCAATGGCCCCTACCCCGGCGGCCTCTATTTTGGGGCGACGCCGCGCTACAACGGCTTCCATACCTGCAATACGTGGACGGCCGAAGCCCTGCGTGAAGCGGGCATCCCCATGCACGGCCCGGTGCTGTTCGCCGAGGGCGTCATGAGGCAGGTGCGGGAAATACAGGAGGTGCGGGAGAAGCAGGGCAGCCCCGCTCCCTAG
- the chrA gene encoding chromate efflux transporter, with amino-acid sequence MIPAWEVFVVFLRLGLTSFGGPVAHLGYFRDAFVARRRWFSEQAYADIVALCQFLPGPASSQVGMVVGLSRAGLPGALAAWIGFTLPSAVALIVFALGLSRYGSLIPAGALHGLKVAAVAVVAQAVWAMARSLCPDAPRITLMALAAVAVSLAPSPACQLGVMLLAGLIGARRFRGGAAVPHEPLSVPVGHGVALLCLCAFFVLLVGLPFAAQASGDHAVALFDAFYRAGALVFGGGHVVLPLLQTAMVPPGWVDTDTFLAGYGAAQAVPGPLFTFAAFLGAAGTQAPNGWAGGALGVVAIFAPSFLLVFGTLPFWERLRRHGAMRAALAGVNAAVVGLLLAALYHPVWTSAVLSPADFALALLGLAALAVWRVPPWAVVLACALAGWGLQAAGIA; translated from the coding sequence ATGATTCCCGCCTGGGAGGTCTTTGTGGTGTTCCTGCGCCTGGGCCTGACGTCGTTCGGCGGCCCGGTGGCACACCTGGGGTATTTCCGCGATGCGTTCGTGGCGCGGCGCCGCTGGTTCAGCGAACAGGCCTATGCCGATATCGTTGCGCTGTGCCAGTTCCTGCCCGGCCCGGCCAGCAGCCAGGTCGGGATGGTGGTGGGCCTGTCGCGTGCCGGCTTGCCTGGCGCGCTGGCGGCATGGATCGGCTTCACGCTGCCATCCGCCGTGGCGCTGATCGTGTTTGCGCTGGGGCTGTCGCGCTACGGCAGCCTGATCCCGGCCGGAGCACTGCATGGCCTCAAGGTGGCGGCGGTGGCCGTGGTGGCGCAGGCGGTCTGGGCGATGGCCCGGTCGCTGTGCCCCGACGCCCCGCGCATCACGCTGATGGCGCTGGCGGCCGTGGCGGTCAGCCTGGCGCCATCGCCGGCCTGCCAGCTGGGCGTGATGTTACTCGCCGGCCTGATCGGCGCGCGCCGGTTCCGCGGGGGCGCGGCCGTGCCGCACGAACCGCTGTCCGTGCCCGTCGGCCATGGCGTGGCGCTGTTGTGCCTGTGCGCCTTCTTCGTCCTGCTGGTGGGATTGCCGTTTGCCGCGCAGGCGTCCGGCGATCACGCGGTGGCCCTGTTCGATGCCTTCTACCGGGCCGGCGCCCTGGTCTTTGGCGGCGGCCATGTCGTGCTGCCCCTGCTGCAGACCGCCATGGTGCCGCCGGGCTGGGTCGACACCGACACCTTCCTGGCCGGCTACGGCGCCGCTCAGGCCGTACCGGGCCCGCTCTTCACGTTTGCCGCCTTCCTGGGCGCCGCCGGGACCCAGGCGCCCAACGGCTGGGCCGGCGGTGCGCTCGGGGTGGTGGCCATCTTCGCGCCATCGTTCCTGCTGGTCTTTGGCACCCTGCCCTTCTGGGAGCGCCTGCGCCGGCATGGCGCCATGCGTGCAGCGCTGGCGGGTGTCAACGCCGCCGTGGTGGGTCTGCTGCTGGCGGCCCTTTATCATCCGGTCTGGACCAGCGCCGTGCTGAGCCCGGCGGACTTCGCACTGGCGCTGCTGGGGCTGGCTGCGCTCGCCGTCTGGCGCGTGCCGCCCTGGGCCGTGGTGCTGGCTTGTGCGCTGGCGGGATGGGGCCTGCAGGCGGCGGGCATCGCATAG
- a CDS encoding ATP-binding protein, translating into MTLQRRLILVALASVAFAWVLTSVMIFLNARMEINEFYDTAMVRMAQQMQAVLPLINVSAAPAPQQPDGMVPGDTDLGDLGAAGLGDIAIATWRGSGQPFHIDPDGDRLPRLPGVRGFTDRQIDGVPWRLYYLEEPVAGWRVCVGQIMAEREELVWSYLQAQVLPWVVGLPLLTTLLVWGIRRMLHPMLALSQTIAARAPGDPTPISLHDAPPELAPLVHAMNRLLDRVSALLEHERRLTADAAHEMRTPLAALKAQWDVARRSADPAERAQAAVNVEAGIDRLGHLVSQLLTMSRLEDENAPPSRSAVNWHDVSQQVLSDCLLLSERRHVDMEIQWPGQGAAPIDVCGDPTLLGTMLRNLMDNALRYSPAGSTVTLAFAPDRIVVADHGPGVQPDQLARLGSRFFRGGSQHEQGTGLGISIARRIAELHGLSIDLANRPAAEGSGLVATIRTHDPGTDRA; encoded by the coding sequence ATGACGCTGCAGCGGCGGCTGATCCTGGTCGCGCTGGCGTCGGTGGCGTTTGCCTGGGTACTCACCAGCGTCATGATCTTCCTGAACGCCCGCATGGAGATCAACGAGTTCTATGACACCGCCATGGTGCGCATGGCACAGCAGATGCAGGCGGTGCTGCCGCTGATCAACGTGAGCGCGGCGCCCGCCCCGCAGCAGCCCGACGGCATGGTGCCGGGCGATACCGACCTTGGCGACCTTGGCGCCGCCGGGCTGGGCGACATTGCGATTGCCACCTGGCGCGGCAGCGGCCAGCCCTTTCACATCGACCCCGATGGCGACCGCCTGCCCCGCCTGCCCGGCGTGCGCGGCTTCACCGACCGGCAGATCGACGGGGTGCCGTGGCGGCTTTATTACCTGGAAGAGCCGGTGGCGGGCTGGCGGGTCTGCGTGGGCCAGATCATGGCCGAGCGCGAGGAACTGGTGTGGTCGTACCTGCAGGCGCAGGTGCTGCCCTGGGTGGTGGGCCTGCCGCTGCTGACCACCCTGCTGGTGTGGGGCATCCGCCGGATGCTGCATCCGATGCTGGCGCTCTCGCAGACCATCGCCGCCCGGGCGCCCGGAGACCCCACGCCGATCTCGCTGCACGACGCGCCGCCCGAACTGGCGCCGCTGGTCCACGCCATGAACCGGCTGCTGGACCGCGTATCCGCCCTGCTCGAACACGAACGCCGGCTGACCGCCGATGCCGCGCACGAAATGCGCACGCCGCTGGCCGCACTCAAGGCGCAGTGGGATGTCGCCCGGCGCTCGGCAGACCCGGCCGAGCGTGCGCAGGCCGCCGTCAACGTGGAAGCCGGCATCGACCGCCTGGGCCATCTGGTATCGCAGTTGCTGACCATGAGCCGCCTGGAGGACGAAAACGCCCCGCCGTCGCGCAGCGCGGTGAACTGGCACGATGTCTCGCAGCAAGTGCTGTCCGACTGCCTGCTGCTGTCCGAACGCCGCCATGTCGACATGGAGATCCAGTGGCCCGGCCAGGGCGCCGCACCCATCGACGTATGCGGCGACCCCACGCTGCTTGGCACCATGCTGCGCAACCTGATGGACAACGCGCTGCGCTACAGCCCGGCCGGGTCCACCGTCACGCTGGCCTTTGCCCCCGACCGTATCGTGGTGGCCGACCACGGCCCCGGCGTGCAGCCCGACCAGCTGGCGCGGCTGGGCAGCCGCTTCTTCCGGGGCGGATCGCAGCACGAGCAGGGCACCGGGCTGGGCATCTCCATCGCGCGGCGCATTGCCGAGCTGCACGGGCTGTCCATCGATCTGGCCAACCGGCCGGCTGCGGAAGGCTCCGGGCTGGTGGCTACCATCCGCACCCACGACCCCGGGACAGACCGCGCATGA
- a CDS encoding bifunctional UDP-4-keto-pentose/UDP-xylose synthase, which produces MHHKRVLILGVNGFIGHHLTRRILETTQWEVYGMDMSSDRLGDLVNHPRMHFSEGDITINKEWVEYNIRKCDVILPLVAIATPATYVRNPLRVFELDFEANLPIVRSAVKYGKHLVFPSTSEVYGMCADDEFDPEASPLIYGPINKPRWIYACSKQLMDRVIHAYGMEQGLNYTLFRPFNWIGAGLDSIFESKEGSSRVVTQFLGHIVRGEPIKLVDGGAQKRAFADISDGISALMQIIENKDGVASGKIFNIGNPKNIHSVRELAEMMLKMAADYPEYADEARKTQIVETSSGEFYGKGYQDVQHRVPKIDNTIEELGWKPEVTMEQALRRIFEAYRDKVVDARTLVDSNN; this is translated from the coding sequence ATGCATCACAAGCGAGTCCTGATTCTTGGCGTCAACGGCTTCATCGGCCACCATCTGACGCGCCGCATCCTGGAAACCACGCAGTGGGAGGTCTACGGCATGGATATGTCGTCGGACCGCCTGGGCGACCTGGTGAACCATCCGCGCATGCACTTCTCCGAAGGTGACATCACCATCAACAAGGAGTGGGTGGAGTACAACATCCGCAAGTGCGACGTGATCCTGCCGCTGGTGGCCATCGCCACGCCGGCCACCTACGTGCGCAACCCGCTGCGCGTGTTCGAGCTGGACTTCGAGGCCAACCTGCCGATCGTGCGCAGCGCCGTGAAGTACGGCAAGCACCTGGTGTTCCCGTCGACCTCCGAGGTCTACGGCATGTGCGCCGACGACGAATTCGACCCCGAGGCGTCGCCGCTGATCTACGGCCCGATCAACAAGCCGCGCTGGATCTACGCCTGCTCCAAGCAGCTGATGGACCGCGTGATCCACGCCTACGGCATGGAGCAGGGCCTGAACTACACGCTGTTCCGCCCGTTCAACTGGATTGGCGCCGGCCTGGACTCGATCTTCGAGTCGAAGGAAGGATCGTCGCGCGTGGTGACGCAGTTCCTGGGTCACATCGTGCGCGGCGAGCCGATCAAGCTGGTCGACGGCGGCGCGCAGAAGCGGGCCTTTGCCGATATCTCGGACGGCATCTCGGCGCTGATGCAGATCATCGAGAACAAGGACGGCGTGGCCAGCGGCAAGATCTTCAACATCGGCAACCCGAAGAACATCCACTCGGTGCGCGAGCTGGCCGAGATGATGCTGAAGATGGCGGCCGACTACCCGGAGTACGCCGACGAAGCGCGCAAGACGCAGATCGTCGAGACGTCGTCGGGCGAGTTCTACGGCAAGGGCTACCAGGACGTGCAGCACCGGGTGCCGAAGATCGACAACACGATCGAGGAACTGGGCTGGAAGCCCGAGGTGACGATGGAGCAGGCGCTGCGCCGCATCTTCGAGGCCTACCGCGACAAGGTGGTGGACGCGCGTACGCTGGTCGACAGCAACAACTGA
- a CDS encoding threo-3-hydroxy-L-aspartate ammonia-lyase, which yields MTTLQLPTFADVEAAAKRLEGYANRTPVNTSRTLNERLGAEVFFKCENFQRMGAFKFRGAFNALSKFTPEQRKGGVVAFSSGNHAQGIALSARLLGMPATIVMPQDAPALKVAATKGYGASVVLYDRYKEDREAIGRDLAEKHGMTLIPPYDHPDVMAGQGTAARELFEEVGPLDVLLAPLGGGGLLSGTALSTRALAPQCQLYGVEPEAGNDGQQSFRSGNIVHIDTPKTIADGAQTQHLGNYTFPIIQRDVNDILTASDAQLVEAMRFFAERMKMIVEPTGALGLAAALQIRDQLKGKRVGIIISGGNVDISWFCELMGR from the coding sequence ATGACGACCCTGCAACTGCCCACCTTCGCCGACGTCGAGGCCGCTGCCAAGCGGCTGGAAGGCTATGCCAACCGTACGCCCGTCAACACCTCGCGCACGCTTAACGAGCGGCTCGGCGCCGAAGTCTTCTTCAAGTGCGAGAACTTCCAGCGCATGGGCGCCTTCAAGTTCCGTGGCGCGTTCAACGCGCTGTCGAAGTTCACCCCCGAGCAGCGCAAGGGCGGCGTGGTCGCCTTTTCGTCGGGCAACCACGCGCAGGGCATCGCGCTGTCGGCCAGGCTGCTGGGCATGCCGGCGACGATCGTGATGCCGCAGGACGCGCCCGCGCTGAAGGTGGCGGCCACCAAGGGCTATGGCGCCAGCGTGGTGCTGTACGACCGCTACAAGGAAGACCGCGAGGCCATCGGCCGCGATCTGGCGGAAAAGCACGGCATGACGCTGATTCCGCCGTACGACCATCCCGACGTGATGGCCGGCCAGGGCACGGCCGCCAGGGAACTGTTCGAGGAAGTGGGCCCGCTCGACGTGCTGCTGGCCCCGCTGGGCGGCGGCGGCCTGCTGTCCGGCACCGCGCTGTCCACGCGCGCGCTGGCCCCGCAATGCCAGTTGTACGGCGTGGAGCCCGAGGCCGGCAACGACGGCCAGCAATCGTTCCGCAGCGGCAACATCGTGCATATCGACACGCCGAAGACCATCGCCGACGGCGCGCAGACGCAGCACCTGGGCAATTACACGTTCCCGATCATCCAGCGCGACGTCAACGACATCCTGACCGCCTCGGACGCCCAGCTGGTGGAGGCAATGCGTTTCTTCGCCGAGCGCATGAAGATGATCGTCGAGCCGACCGGCGCCCTGGGCCTGGCGGCAGCGCTGCAGATCAGGGACCAGCTCAAGGGCAAGCGCGTGGGCATCATCATCAGCGGCGGCAACGTCGATATCTCGTGGTTCTGTGAGCTGATGGGGCGTTGA
- a CDS encoding ornithine cyclodeaminase family protein: MHANAAAHLLLLDKHAVEAALIPDDVLAAVREAFILHSHREGRVFPLIREKLATGGVFGIKAGDVGRQNLLGFKAAGFWPGNRQRGGEPHQATIVLIDPATGRPVCILDGNAITTARTGAAGGIGLQALARPDSRRVCVFGTGVQARVQLTYALALLPSLDEVRYVSANGAPSPSFEAEFSDFAARCRISLATDRNAAVADSDVVITATPGGGALFDADAVQPGTHLTCVGADTSGKRELPDGVLERARIVADDLEQARSIGECQWSPDLHCIEIGDLLTGAATFERKAGDITVFDMTGLALQDLTVARFLHERALADGTGTRLAWPW; encoded by the coding sequence ATGCACGCTAACGCCGCCGCGCACTTGCTACTGCTCGACAAACACGCCGTGGAAGCGGCGCTGATTCCCGACGACGTCCTGGCCGCCGTGCGCGAGGCCTTTATCCTGCACAGCCATCGGGAGGGGCGCGTCTTCCCGCTGATCCGCGAAAAGCTGGCTACCGGCGGAGTGTTCGGCATCAAGGCCGGCGATGTCGGCCGCCAGAACCTGCTGGGCTTCAAGGCCGCCGGCTTCTGGCCTGGCAACCGCCAGCGCGGCGGGGAGCCGCATCAGGCCACCATCGTGCTGATCGACCCGGCCACCGGCCGCCCGGTCTGCATTCTTGACGGCAACGCGATCACCACGGCGCGCACCGGCGCGGCGGGCGGCATCGGCCTGCAGGCGCTGGCCCGGCCCGACAGCCGCCGCGTATGCGTGTTCGGCACCGGCGTGCAGGCGCGCGTGCAGTTGACGTATGCGCTGGCGCTGCTGCCGTCGCTGGACGAGGTGCGCTACGTCAGCGCCAACGGCGCGCCCAGTCCGAGCTTCGAGGCCGAATTCTCCGACTTTGCCGCGCGCTGCCGGATTTCCCTGGCTACCGACCGCAATGCCGCCGTGGCCGACAGCGATGTGGTGATCACGGCCACGCCCGGCGGCGGGGCGCTGTTCGACGCCGATGCCGTGCAGCCCGGCACTCATCTGACCTGTGTCGGCGCCGATACCAGCGGCAAGCGCGAGCTGCCCGACGGCGTCCTTGAACGCGCCCGCATCGTCGCCGACGACCTGGAGCAGGCGCGCAGCATCGGCGAATGCCAGTGGTCGCCCGACCTGCATTGCATCGAAATCGGCGACCTGCTGACCGGCGCCGCCACGTTCGAGCGGAAAGCCGGCGACATCACCGTGTTCGACATGACCGGCCTGGCCCTGCAAGACCTGACGGTCGCCCGCTTCCTGCATGAACGGGCGCTGGCCGACGGCACCGGCACGCGCCTGGCCTGGCCCTGGTAG
- a CDS encoding transcriptional regulator, protein MSSDFSFPDARPYPEQRLLLDQIKQVADGLGQTLAPFCEVVVHDLLEPGQSILAIHNNLSGRAVGDPTTELGEARITDPDYPQVLANYANQFADGRLAKSTSIGIKDSSGRYIAALCMNVDLTLFRSLQMAMGQFVQTATDGPEETLDPASTEVLRTRIDAFAARLATTPRALKTDERRALLAELKASGLLEVRRAMETIAAHLGVSRATVYSYAR, encoded by the coding sequence ATTTCCTCTGATTTTTCCTTCCCTGATGCCCGACCGTACCCCGAGCAGCGGCTGCTGCTGGACCAGATCAAGCAGGTTGCCGATGGCCTGGGCCAGACGCTCGCGCCGTTCTGCGAGGTCGTGGTTCACGACCTGCTGGAGCCCGGCCAGTCGATCCTGGCCATCCACAACAACCTGTCGGGCCGCGCGGTGGGCGATCCCACCACGGAACTGGGCGAGGCGCGCATCACCGACCCCGACTATCCGCAGGTGCTTGCCAACTACGCGAACCAGTTCGCGGATGGCCGTTTGGCCAAGAGCACGTCCATCGGCATCAAGGACAGCAGCGGCCGCTACATTGCCGCGCTGTGCATGAACGTGGACCTGACGCTGTTCCGCAGCCTGCAGATGGCCATGGGCCAGTTCGTGCAGACCGCTACAGACGGGCCGGAGGAAACGCTCGACCCGGCCAGCACGGAGGTCTTGCGCACGCGCATCGACGCCTTCGCGGCACGGCTGGCCACCACGCCCCGCGCGTTGAAGACCGATGAGCGGCGCGCGCTGCTGGCCGAACTCAAGGCGTCCGGCCTGCTGGAAGTGCGCCGGGCCATGGAAACCATCGCGGCGCACCTGGGTGTGTCGCGCGCCACCGTCTACAGCTATGCACGCTAA